A section of the Thauera chlorobenzoica genome encodes:
- a CDS encoding N-acyl amino acid synthase FeeM domain-containing protein, protein MQPSQPPSGLSAATVLESPSPGILTTPDDLCGHAAADCPDHALPPPPALTIERNGYLVRIANGCDPLQRQTAALVERMYAARGLIPYGVHVTPPDGRDLIVAALRNGHAAATLTLRMDCGAGLLADALYHDEIDAVRQRGARVSEITRLAIAPDAASYDALAGLLQALYTLAQLTGHMSDIFIEVHPRHARFHQRVFGFRLAGEERICPRVGAPAVLLHLSRQAFEAALAGRGPSRMPLRARRARRVDRLLPSEEEFRKFRQLLNPSPAG, encoded by the coding sequence ATGCAGCCTTCCCAACCCCCGTCCGGACTTTCCGCTGCAACGGTCCTCGAGTCGCCTTCTCCCGGCATTCTCACCACGCCCGATGACCTCTGCGGGCACGCCGCCGCCGACTGCCCCGACCACGCGCTTCCGCCGCCCCCCGCACTCACCATCGAGCGCAACGGCTACCTGGTCCGGATCGCCAACGGCTGCGACCCGCTGCAGCGCCAGACCGCCGCCTTGGTCGAGCGCATGTACGCCGCCCGCGGCCTCATCCCTTACGGCGTGCATGTCACCCCCCCGGACGGGCGCGACCTGATCGTCGCCGCCCTGCGCAACGGCCACGCCGCCGCCACCCTGACACTGCGCATGGACTGCGGCGCCGGCCTGCTCGCCGACGCCCTGTATCACGATGAAATCGATGCCGTACGCCAGCGCGGCGCCCGCGTCAGCGAGATCACCCGGCTCGCGATCGCGCCCGACGCGGCCTCCTACGATGCCCTGGCGGGCCTGCTCCAGGCGCTCTACACCCTGGCCCAGCTCACCGGCCACATGAGCGACATCTTCATCGAAGTCCATCCGCGCCACGCGCGCTTTCACCAGCGCGTATTCGGCTTCCGGCTCGCCGGTGAAGAGCGGATCTGCCCGCGGGTGGGTGCCCCTGCGGTGCTGCTGCACCTGTCGCGGCAGGCGTTCGAGGCTGCGCTCGCGGGGCGCGGCCCGTCGCGCATGCCGCTGCGCGCGCGCCGGGCGCGACGGGTAGACCGGCTGCTCCCCTCGGAAGAGGAGTTCCGCAAATTCCGTCAGCTGCTCAACCCCTCGCCGGCAGGCTGA
- a CDS encoding metal-sulfur cluster assembly factor produces the protein MNTAPTPDPDDVRQALRQVMDPEVGMNIVDLGLVYRIDCTPGAVHIDMTMTSPACPLGDMIVDEAHAALDAVLSADIQIRIDLVWEPPWSPDKMAVEARDHFGWGQ, from the coding sequence ATGAACACTGCCCCCACTCCCGACCCCGACGACGTCCGCCAGGCCTTGCGCCAGGTCATGGACCCCGAAGTCGGCATGAACATCGTCGATCTCGGCCTCGTCTATCGCATCGACTGCACCCCCGGAGCGGTGCATATCGACATGACCATGACCTCTCCCGCGTGCCCGCTCGGCGACATGATCGTCGATGAGGCCCACGCCGCGCTGGACGCGGTCTTGTCCGCCGATATCCAGATCCGCATCGACCTGGTGTGGGAGCCGCCCTGGAGCCCGGACAAGATGGCAGTCGAAGCGCGCGACCATTTCGGCTGGGGCCAGTAA
- the argB gene encoding acetylglutamate kinase: MTDTALQQEIAPARKAEILAEALPYIKRFFDKTIVIKYGGNAMTDPHLKDCFARDVVLLKLVGLNPVVVHGGGPQIENLLARVGKKGEFIQGMRVTDAETMEVVEMVLGGQVNKEIVNLINKHGGKAVGLTGKDAGFIRAKKLLMQRQDAPEGDLIDVGQVGEITGIDPSLIAFLDQGDFIPVIAPIGVGAEGETYNINADVVAGKLAEILKAEKLVLLTNTPGVLDKAGNLLTGLTPRQIEDLVADGTLSGGMLPKIGSALDAARNGVKSVHIIDGRVEHCLLLEILTDHGVGTMIKSK, translated from the coding sequence ATGACAGATACTGCGCTGCAACAAGAGATCGCTCCCGCCCGCAAGGCCGAAATCCTCGCCGAGGCGCTGCCCTACATCAAGCGCTTCTTCGATAAGACCATTGTCATCAAGTACGGCGGCAACGCGATGACCGATCCGCACCTCAAGGACTGCTTCGCGCGCGACGTCGTGCTGCTCAAGCTGGTCGGCCTGAACCCGGTGGTGGTGCACGGCGGCGGCCCCCAGATCGAGAACCTGCTCGCGCGCGTCGGCAAGAAGGGCGAGTTCATCCAGGGCATGCGGGTGACCGACGCCGAGACCATGGAAGTGGTCGAGATGGTGCTCGGCGGCCAGGTGAACAAGGAGATCGTCAATCTCATCAACAAGCATGGCGGCAAGGCCGTGGGCCTCACCGGCAAGGACGCCGGCTTCATCCGTGCGAAGAAGCTGCTGATGCAGCGCCAGGATGCGCCTGAGGGCGACCTCATCGATGTCGGCCAGGTGGGCGAGATCACCGGCATCGACCCGAGCCTGATCGCTTTCCTCGACCAGGGCGATTTCATTCCGGTGATCGCGCCGATCGGGGTGGGGGCGGAAGGCGAGACCTACAACATCAACGCCGACGTGGTCGCGGGCAAGCTGGCCGAGATCCTGAAGGCGGAAAAGCTGGTGTTGCTGACCAATACGCCAGGGGTGCTGGACAAGGCCGGCAACCTGCTGACCGGGCTGACGCCGCGCCAGATCGAGGATCTCGTCGCCGACGGCACGCTGTCGGGGGGAATGCTGCCGAAGATCGGCTCGGCGCTTGATGCGGCGCGCAACGGGGTGAAGTCGGTGCACATCATCGATGGTCGGGTGGAACACTGCCTGCTGCTCGAAATCCTCACCGACCACGGCGTCGGCACCATGATCAAGAGCAAGTAG
- a CDS encoding acyl carrier protein — MEIHEEVLSLLDEVLCLDGRALNFDADTPLLGSLAELDSMAVIAVIQEIETRFGIEVPDDEVDGSSFATVGTVVDFVRRLSHA; from the coding sequence TTGGAGATTCACGAAGAAGTGCTGTCGCTGCTCGACGAGGTGCTCTGCCTCGATGGTCGGGCACTGAACTTCGATGCCGACACCCCTCTGCTCGGCAGCCTGGCAGAACTGGACTCGATGGCGGTGATCGCCGTCATCCAGGAAATCGAAACCCGGTTCGGCATCGAAGTGCCGGATGACGAAGTCGACGGCAGCTCGTTCGCCACCGTCGGCACGGTGGTGGATTTCGTCCGCCGCCTGTCGCACGCGTAA
- a CDS encoding acyl-CoA ligase (AMP-forming), exosortase A system-associated — protein sequence MLSRDLLHHLITAAAERDSARLALSAGQAGLDYGTLYHGCAQCCAGLLALGLARGERVAIYLDKRPEFVLAAFGASAAGGVLVPVNPVLKGPQVGHILQDCNVRVLVTSAERLAALRDTLASCHDLRHVVLTGEPATLPVLAGVSVHRWHELLAAPPAAGHRVIDSDMAAILYTSGSTGRPKGVVLSHRNMVAGARSVAHYLENHAGDTLLAALPLSFDAGFSQLTTAFHAGARVVLLNYLLPRDVLKAIERERVTGLTAVPPLWIQLAQLEWPQGIDAHLRYIANTGGRMPRETLERLRALLPRTRPNLMYGLTEAFRATWLPPEEVDRRPDSIGKAIPNAEVMVLREDGSECAPHEPGELVQRGALVAMGYWNDAERTAERFRPLPARAPGREDGLVLPEVAVFSGDTVRRDEDGFLYFIGRRDEMIKTSGYRVSPTEVEEIVYATRLVGECAAFGVPHATLGHSITVVATAPDGAGLDTGELLAACRARMPAYMVPARIELHPGPLPRNPNGKIDRKALADRVFPTGTPG from the coding sequence ATGCTTTCCCGCGACCTGCTCCATCACCTGATCACCGCTGCCGCCGAGCGCGATAGCGCACGCCTGGCGCTGAGCGCGGGGCAGGCCGGCCTCGACTATGGCACGCTTTACCACGGCTGCGCGCAATGTTGCGCCGGCCTGCTTGCGCTCGGGCTCGCGCGCGGCGAACGGGTGGCGATCTATCTCGACAAGCGGCCGGAGTTCGTCCTCGCCGCGTTCGGCGCCAGCGCCGCGGGCGGCGTGCTGGTGCCGGTCAACCCGGTGCTGAAAGGGCCGCAGGTGGGCCACATCCTGCAAGACTGCAACGTGCGCGTGCTGGTGACGAGCGCCGAGCGCCTGGCCGCCCTCCGCGACACCCTGGCGAGCTGCCACGACCTGCGTCACGTGGTCCTCACCGGCGAGCCGGCGACGCTCCCCGTGCTTGCCGGGGTTTCGGTGCATCGCTGGCACGAGCTGCTCGCGGCGCCGCCCGCTGCCGGCCACCGCGTGATCGACAGCGACATGGCGGCCATCTTGTACACCTCGGGCAGCACCGGGCGGCCCAAGGGCGTCGTGCTGTCGCACCGCAACATGGTGGCCGGGGCGCGCAGCGTCGCGCACTACCTCGAGAATCATGCCGGCGACACCCTGCTCGCGGCGCTGCCGCTGTCCTTCGATGCCGGCTTTTCCCAGCTCACCACCGCGTTCCATGCCGGCGCCCGGGTCGTGCTGCTCAACTACCTGCTGCCGCGCGACGTGCTCAAGGCGATCGAGCGCGAGCGGGTCACCGGACTGACCGCGGTGCCGCCGCTGTGGATCCAGCTCGCCCAGCTGGAGTGGCCGCAGGGCATCGATGCCCACCTGCGCTACATCGCCAACACCGGCGGGCGGATGCCGCGGGAGACGCTCGAGCGCCTGCGCGCGCTGCTGCCGCGGACCCGCCCGAACCTGATGTACGGCCTCACCGAAGCCTTCCGCGCGACCTGGCTGCCGCCCGAGGAGGTCGACCGCCGCCCGGACTCGATCGGGAAGGCCATCCCCAATGCCGAAGTCATGGTGCTGCGCGAGGACGGGAGCGAATGCGCGCCCCACGAGCCGGGCGAGCTGGTGCAGCGCGGCGCACTGGTGGCGATGGGCTACTGGAACGATGCGGAGCGCACCGCCGAGCGCTTCCGCCCGCTGCCGGCGCGCGCACCGGGGCGCGAGGATGGCCTGGTGCTGCCCGAGGTCGCGGTGTTTTCCGGCGACACCGTGCGCCGCGACGAGGATGGCTTCCTCTATTTCATCGGTCGCCGCGACGAGATGATCAAGACTTCGGGCTATCGGGTCAGCCCGACCGAAGTCGAGGAGATCGTCTATGCGACCCGCCTGGTCGGCGAATGCGCCGCGTTCGGCGTGCCGCACGCCACCCTCGGCCACAGCATCACCGTGGTCGCGACCGCTCCCGACGGGGCCGGGCTCGATACCGGTGAACTTCTCGCCGCGTGCCGGGCGCGGATGCCGGCCTACATGGTGCCGGCCCGCATCGAGCTCCATCCCGGGCCGTTGCCGCGCAACCCCAACGGCAAGATCGACCGCAAGGCGCTCGCCGACAGGGTGTTCCCGACCGGGACCCCCGGCTGA